In the Helicobacter typhlonius genome, one interval contains:
- the traF gene encoding conjugal transfer protein TraF: MLKHFTLPLGYVVLFVSYSFSLEFGSMGQVSAGMGGAGVALKDSAWGLYYNPALLGADRRTKAGYSFGLQFKEQNLLQMAAIDVDNLNDLPNTLNNQLLSGTGKSVTIGNTTIDGALGGALNALIPNPQTPGTITSTDLSNLLQELDPTTTACNSFTTCAQTISGNLSLANKLKDRLTDAANKGGSPLIGDIISGIDASNLGDVLNGLDQAGSTADIADKILENAGSLTIKKGADSVIDKLLNDFGVIDRAMKSNDVVLNTQNGFVFQFAGDKKQRRIESDIVGSIDIQEVDTGRGAVGIGLFASAFSNASVALDPNNNQLIFNLGGKYYTASANGDSVSLTHDPNKNDLQGSVMYDQAQHTLYANALALIEIPVGYGHTLFTPLGDVNVGVAVKFMQTIGYGQNLKFSVGSFPDVSFNKDDTDMAQTFAFDLGFLYTPRMMKNFNVGLVVKNLNAPVIKRTNNLADITLNRQVRAGISYNMMDFLTFAFDADLAPNDTLSLSSPKSQYIGGGIMANFKTIDFRLGAMRDLRSNSGEGTILTGGVNLLGFLDIALQYGLGQNINLYGVNVSNYMSARVGGQFSF; encoded by the coding sequence ATGCTAAAACATTTCACACTTCCACTAGGGTATGTGGTCTTATTTGTGAGCTACAGCTTTAGCTTAGAATTTGGCTCAATGGGGCAAGTATCTGCTGGTATGGGCGGAGCTGGGGTAGCACTTAAAGATTCTGCGTGGGGTTTATATTATAATCCCGCACTTTTAGGAGCCGACAGGCGCACAAAGGCTGGGTATAGTTTTGGCTTGCAATTCAAAGAGCAAAATCTCCTTCAAATGGCAGCAATTGATGTGGATAATCTTAACGACCTCCCAAATACGCTTAATAACCAACTTTTAAGCGGCACTGGCAAAAGCGTAACAATTGGCAACACAACCATTGATGGTGCACTCGGTGGAGCACTCAATGCGTTAATTCCTAATCCTCAAACTCCCGGGACAATTACATCAACCGATTTATCAAATCTCCTTCAAGAGCTTGACCCTACAACTACCGCTTGCAACTCTTTCACTACTTGTGCGCAAACTATTAGTGGCAATCTAAGCTTAGCAAATAAACTCAAAGACAGACTCACCGATGCAGCAAATAAAGGTGGTAGCCCTTTGATAGGAGATATTATCTCTGGTATTGATGCTAGTAATCTAGGTGATGTGTTAAATGGACTTGACCAAGCAGGCAGCACAGCAGATATTGCTGATAAAATTTTAGAAAATGCTGGTTCTCTCACGATTAAAAAAGGTGCAGATTCTGTTATAGATAAGCTTTTAAATGATTTTGGTGTTATTGATAGAGCAATGAAAAGCAATGATGTCGTGCTTAATACACAAAATGGTTTTGTCTTTCAGTTTGCTGGAGATAAAAAGCAAAGACGTATAGAGAGTGATATTGTAGGGAGTATCGATATACAAGAGGTAGATACAGGACGCGGAGCCGTAGGCATAGGGCTTTTTGCCTCTGCATTTTCTAACGCCTCTGTCGCACTTGATCCAAATAACAATCAGCTTATTTTTAACCTAGGTGGCAAATACTATACTGCAAGTGCGAATGGGGATAGTGTCTCCCTAACACACGACCCAAATAAAAATGACTTACAAGGTTCAGTTATGTATGACCAAGCACAGCATACACTTTATGCAAATGCCCTAGCTCTTATAGAAATTCCCGTAGGCTATGGACATACGCTTTTTACACCTCTAGGCGATGTAAATGTCGGTGTAGCGGTAAAATTTATGCAAACCATAGGTTATGGACAGAATCTTAAATTCAGCGTGGGGAGCTTCCCTGATGTATCTTTCAATAAAGATGATACAGATATGGCACAAACTTTTGCTTTTGACTTAGGTTTTCTCTATACGCCAAGAATGATGAAAAATTTTAATGTAGGGCTTGTTGTAAAAAATCTCAATGCACCTGTTATTAAACGCACAAATAATCTCGCAGATATTACGCTTAATCGCCAAGTGCGCGCAGGGATAAGTTATAATATGATGGATTTTCTTACCTTTGCCTTTGATGCGGACCTTGCGCCTAATGACACTCTCTCTCTCTCAAGCCCCAAAAGCCAATATATCGGCGGAGGAATAATGGCAAATTTCAAGACGATAGACTTTAGATTAGGAGCTATGCGAGATTTACGCTCAAATAGTGGTGAGGGCACAATACTTACTGGTGGTGTAAATCTCCTTGGATTCTTAGATATAGCACTTCAATATGGACTAGGACAAAACATTAATCTTTATGGCGTGAATGTATCAAACTATATGAGTGCGCGTGTAGGCGGGCAGTTTAGCTTTTAG